From Cucumis melo cultivar AY chromosome 3, USDA_Cmelo_AY_1.0, whole genome shotgun sequence:
gactagtagtgggtcccttactgagtattttatactcactctttccatttctatttttcaggcagaggtagagctaagagcaaaggcaagctggcgaatgaccagaagtgaccgtgacgAGCCATTGGGATACGTTGCTTCCACCTTATGTCATAGTTCGGATTTTAGTgtttgcattttattttattctttatttgttattttatttctttaatattagatagggcccgagttaggattttatttttatacttatttctaattaaatttgtttatgtttttaaatgaaaaattcgaggttttgttttattttttatcttaattttacaaattttatttatcttttaaactagtaatgacttcgacttagtataaggagttagGTCGTTACACGTATGTTGCagaatttctttgttttcacAAATCATTCCCTTGTACAATTCCGTGTTCGATCACCATTGGAACTATAATTGGATCACGTTCCTGAATGCTATCTTCTGCATTCATGTCCAACTAAGTGAATGTATTAGATGGAACTTCATATTCATGACCATCGAAGTCCATCTCTTCAAATTTGTCATCAGTTTCTATTATAAACTCTTTGTATTCGTTGTTAGCTACAATTTCTTCTTCATGGCACACTGGTTGTGCATCTGACTCTAGGTCCACATCAACATATTTTGGATCTACATTTAAGTTTATGGCCAAATCTACCCTACTCACAGTAACATATAGATGCACCATGTTTAGAAATGGCAGTGCAATTGAAAACATGGTGTTTATTGCTTGTTCGTTTGAAATAGGGAATGACATAGACCTTACTAATCCGGATGCGGTTAAATTAGGGTGTCTATATATTATCTCTATCTGGCTTAAACTCATATTTACACTAAGTGATAATTTGACCATTTGGAGGAATGGTTTGAAAACAATTCCACTATTCGAATTTATACTAAAATTTGCACATGGAGGTTGATCATAATCAACCCCATCAACACCGTCAATCATatgtcactacaagaaatttgacctttaatgtcggtttaaaaccgacattaaagggctttaatgtcacttgacaaccgacatctttgcgagcgttattaaaggcctttaatgtcggttggactttaatgtcggtttaaaaacgacattaaaggcctctttaatgtcggtttaaaaacgacattaaaggcctttaatgtcggttttcaaccgacatctttgatagtgttattgaagccctttaatgtcggtttggctttaatgtcggttttaaaccgacatctttgatagtgttattgaagccctttaatgtcgattgggctatgatgtcgttttaaaaccgacataaaagaggccaataatgtcagtttaaaaccgacatcaaaggcttgtttttgtccatttttagaaatttatatttatttaattgttgtattattgtccattttttataaaccaacattgaatccaacaagtgaaattaactacaaacttgaaactacaagtcacattacgtaggaaaccatattattcaagtctgattccaccaacaatgaaaatgctattagcacttgcacataaatcccattcatatcttaaagcaacaataaatcccattcatatcttaaagcacataaatcccatattattcaagtctgattccaccaacaatgaaaacacgcttgtaaaattaactgcaaccaaacagaattatataaattcaaagaTCACGACATTTTAAAGGTCTCGAAAATGCTTCTTCTCCCATCCAATATATATTCCTCCAAATCTGCAAAGCCAGTAGCTAACAATCCCGCAAACCCAATCGACAGCATCCAAAAATCCCAAACAGAGTGGAAATGAAAATCCAGAATCTCGTAGAAAACTTAATACAATTCCTTAAAGCCTGCGAATTCAAATGCTAAACTtcaaaaaaactaagaaaattcctcaaaaaaactaagaaaattcCTCAAACTTCAAAAATCCCAAAAAAACTTAATACAATTCCTCAAACTGTTGAGAATATGTGGTCCGATTGCCTTAAGAGTGAACTAAGAAAAAATAAGAAGTGATAATGTACATCTATAAGATATAAATGGCAACATTTTCGTATAGGCCTATATTTTCTTACTAATACTCAATATTCACACTCAGtaatcttttttccttctacCGCTTACACCACCTAAAAGGCCATTGCCATATTGACAAAGATTTATATCCAAAGATCCTAGACGATATTAATAAGTGAGTGTATGTAATTAATAATAGTGTGCCTTGAAAAATGAACGGTATAAGAGACTTTACCAACGTACTAAATGTGGTAACTCCAACTCTACAAGCACTTCACGAACAAGTTTGCAAAAAGGAGAACCCTGTGAGATGAGAGAAACATAGAGATTTAAAATATTGTTCAAGGGAAGAGAACCATAAAAATATCCACTTCAAGTCATGACACCTCCAATTAAGTAGTCTGCGACCTCTGTGGTGGTGATGTCCAAGACTCCCTATGCGAACAACCATAAAAAATTAagatagaaaataaagaaacctGTTAATGATCAAGTTATCTTCAATTGGGGGGATAGGATGGGAAACCTGCTAAAGAACCCCTTCCACAAAAGTAAATTTCTTTGATGCGAACTGCAGAGGCAACATTGAATCCACGAACTGCAGAGGCAACAATTTCTTTGATGCGAGCTTGATAGACTTTTTAATGGTTTTTaatcacaaataaaataaacacaAAAGTAAAGGAACATGAACATCAAAAGAGTTATTATATTAGTATAGAATAAGCTATGCCTAACCAAAGAAGTGTAATGTGGCGGTCTAGATAGAGAATAGCACAAACCTCACAATCACAACTTCGTTCATCTGGTCCATTTTGCAGTCAATCAATTTGGACGTAATGGCCTTCACGACCCACAGTTCGACCTCATCATCATTGATCTGAAGCACAAGTAACACACAAGTAACACCCTTGATGAGAGCATATGGAATACGGGCAGATTCATTTGAGCCAAGATCTACCAATGATAATAACCTCATCTTTGCAATGCAATCTTCATGGACGAGACCTACACCAGATCCAGGAATTTGCAGCTTTTCAATAGAAATTATTAAAGTTATTACTAAAGTGGAGAATTTAGCTCTAATTAGAAATTATTAAAGTTATTACTAAAGTGGAGAATTTTACCATAGCTTTTCAATAAAGAAGAATTTGCAGCTTGAAATTCCATGTAAGCATCCAATCTCTGGGTCAAAAAAATCTTCAGAAGCTGATAAACCAATGAATATTTGGCATCCTTCTCCAGTTGCCCTACAGCAGGCATGTCCAACAAATCACACTGCAAACATAAAGAACAGTTTGTAGCTAATAAGTCCATAATATAGGCTAAAGATCAAATAGAAGAATTAGGCCTATCAATTTTAAGTTGAAAACAAGGAACATGTCCTATCGATATTTATAGACTAACATGTCCTATCGAAAACAAGGAACTTCATtatcaatttgaaaaaaaatgaaaacattcACAACACAaccaaaagagaatgaaaaaccATGGCGTGTATTGCTACCATGGGTTATATAGTCCCCGCCATAGCTTAACGAATACATTCCAACATCACTGCTAAAAGAACCTAAAATATCAACGAAAGCTCATAAGCATAAAATATCAACGAAAGCTCATAAGCATAGTCCCCGCAATAACagaaaagtaaaagaaattCTAGCTGAAAATACATACTTAAGAATGTCAGATGCATAAAACCAGTTCCACGTGTATCACTGCTAAACACATTTCTGCAACCAATTAAGCCCTTGATAAATAGCAGATGAAAAAAGTTGATCAGTGTGACGGAATGCAAAGATCATAACCATCAAGAGGATGtgtttttcataaaaaaagaaaaaaatgaaaacaaacaaatgtaatttctaattttttaaaaaataacagaGTTACCAACCAAGGATACAATTCAATTTTTTAGGTACATCATATTATTGTTGATAGTTAACCCTTTTCTTCTTTGCAGTATGTGTTAAGCCAAATTATATCAATCCTATTTGAAGATATACATAAATCTTACCTTTATGGTGACTTCTTCAATTGGCTCAAGCTTCGTTGAATGGCTGAAAAGAGGTTCCCACTTCCATCCACCTGATTCAAATCCCTTTATGAGAAGTGAGCCCTCTATTATTTTCCGTAATATTCTAGTCCATAAATCACATCTCCGTATTTTGAAATGCAAACCGAAAACCGGAAATTCAAGGAATGAACCTTCGTCGAATAATCAGCCAAAAGAGGTTCCTTCTATATCATTAATTGGCACAAgtacaagcagcaagaaaacaAAACCCAACAGAAGCAccaaatttttttcctttctcttttcctctttaTGGAGGGAATTGTTTGAAGAACTCATAAATTGGTTCCATAGAAACTTATGAGAAGCAAGCATTTCAAAACTTGTTCCCTGGACCAATCAATTTA
This genomic window contains:
- the LOC103504333 gene encoding uncharacterized protein LOC103504333 translates to MREQEAEACMSMHDVEERSPLLPSLRSSPLRQSAARLLLPPFLPSFIFSSFISIFLSIFIYVWRDEHLNHPNSHNNGFAPQRKKKGYSDPIPSSFSFHFLLGPTISAIIGLFSGVNLIFQPVPPSSAVFWSITLVPFNFFHLGGWKWEPLFSHSTKLEPIEEVTIKCDLLDMPAVGQLEKDAKYSLVYQLLKIFLTQRLDAYMEFQAANSSLLKSYGLVHEDCIAKMRLLSLVDLGSNESARIPYALIKGVTCVLLVLQINDDEVELWVVKAITSKLIDCKMDQMNEVVIVRESWTSPPQRSQTT